In the genome of Pseudomonadota bacterium, one region contains:
- a CDS encoding MFS transporter: protein MSRAPSLALLMAVSGLSVLSLNMFLPALAVIARDFGVSYATASWAISGYLAVTAGLQLLLGPVSDRVGRRPIVLFAVAAFTVLSVICAVAESFAVFLTARLLQGVVIAGSTMALAAVRDTEEPRAAARRISWVAMGMAIGPMVGPMIGGVLDEAFGWRSIFWALAGAGAILTGLVGLSWRETNFARSASFSAQFRSYPALVTSPVFWSFSGVIITGVGCFFVFISGAPLVAERVLEINSAQLGLAIGIITMGFFVGNGVSGRVAERVGLGRMVLVGRVIQLAAITLNLALLAAGFFNPLTFFGLMALVGFGNGIANPSAHAGLMSVDPKLAGSAAGLSGALVLAFGALFTAISARLLEGGAPATTLLVTLLVISIAGVGTAYAAFKLSRT, encoded by the coding sequence GTGTCGCGCGCGCCGTCCCTCGCACTCCTCATGGCTGTCTCGGGGCTCTCGGTGCTTTCACTCAACATGTTTCTGCCCGCCCTGGCCGTGATCGCGCGCGATTTCGGGGTGAGCTACGCCACGGCCAGCTGGGCGATCTCGGGATACCTCGCCGTGACGGCGGGGCTTCAGCTCTTGCTCGGGCCGGTATCGGACCGCGTGGGGCGTAGGCCCATCGTGCTCTTTGCCGTGGCCGCCTTCACCGTGCTTTCGGTCATCTGCGCCGTGGCGGAGAGCTTTGCCGTCTTCTTGACGGCGCGGCTCCTGCAAGGCGTCGTCATCGCGGGCTCCACCATGGCGCTCGCCGCGGTGCGCGACACCGAGGAACCACGCGCCGCGGCCCGTCGCATTTCATGGGTGGCCATGGGTATGGCCATCGGTCCGATGGTCGGTCCGATGATCGGGGGCGTTCTCGATGAGGCCTTTGGATGGCGGTCGATCTTCTGGGCCTTGGCGGGGGCCGGGGCCATACTCACGGGCCTCGTCGGGCTTTCCTGGAGGGAGACGAACTTTGCGCGCTCCGCCAGCTTCTCCGCTCAGTTCCGGTCCTACCCGGCGCTTGTGACCTCGCCGGTCTTCTGGTCATTTTCAGGGGTGATTATAACCGGCGTCGGGTGCTTCTTCGTATTCATTTCGGGCGCGCCGCTCGTGGCGGAGCGCGTGCTGGAGATCAATTCCGCGCAGCTTGGCCTCGCCATCGGCATCATCACGATGGGCTTTTTCGTGGGCAACGGTGTGTCCGGCCGCGTTGCCGAGCGCGTGGGGCTCGGGCGGATGGTGCTGGTGGGCCGCGTGATCCAGCTGGCCGCGATCACGCTCAACCTCGCGCTCCTCGCGGCCGGGTTCTTCAATCCGCTCACCTTCTTTGGCCTCATGGCACTCGTGGGATTTGGAAACGGGATCGCCAACCCGTCTGCCCATGCCGGGCTCATGTCCGTGGATCCGAAGCTTGCAGGCAGCGCGGCGGGCCTCTCCGGCGCCCTGGTCCTGGCCTTTGGCGCGCTCTTCACGGCGATCTCCGCGCGACTCCTCGAAGGTGGGGCGCCCGCGACGACACTTCTCGTCACGCTCCTTGTCATCAGTATCGCCGGGGTGGGTACGGCCTACGCGGCCTTCAAGCTGTCGCGTACATGA
- the bchO gene encoding alpha/beta fold hydrolase BchO yields the protein MDWERYKAVWPHAAHSSFIPAGNAGGRWHVQIMGDGPDLLFLHGAGGATQSWRGLLPLLAADHRCIAVDLPGQGFSRPKLAGRYGIDPMARDIAALAEREGWSPVALIGHSAGGALALRLAETGLCDRVIGVNAALGKFEGVAGWAFPLAAQLMSLNPFTAMMVSSAAANAGSIGRFLDATGSTLDDEGRALYQALVSDPRHVDGTLRMMAAWNLTPLIARFPRNAAKVILLVGTGDTTVPPGVSRKAAARLQNARIIELDGLGHLAHEEDPALVARHVRDSLKAA from the coding sequence ATGGACTGGGAGCGGTACAAGGCGGTCTGGCCCCACGCCGCGCACAGCAGCTTCATTCCCGCCGGAAATGCGGGCGGTCGCTGGCACGTGCAGATCATGGGCGACGGGCCGGATCTCCTCTTTCTCCACGGCGCGGGCGGCGCAACGCAGAGCTGGCGCGGCCTCCTGCCCCTTCTCGCCGCTGACCACCGCTGCATTGCTGTCGATCTGCCGGGCCAGGGCTTCTCGCGGCCGAAGCTGGCCGGCCGCTATGGGATCGACCCCATGGCCCGCGACATCGCCGCGCTCGCAGAGCGCGAGGGCTGGTCTCCCGTGGCCCTCATCGGCCACTCAGCCGGCGGCGCCTTGGCGCTTCGCCTCGCCGAGACAGGGCTCTGCGACCGCGTCATCGGGGTCAACGCGGCCCTCGGAAAGTTCGAGGGTGTGGCAGGCTGGGCCTTCCCGCTCGCTGCCCAGCTTATGTCGCTCAATCCCTTCACGGCCATGATGGTCTCGAGCGCCGCGGCCAATGCGGGCTCGATCGGGCGCTTTCTCGACGCGACGGGCTCCACCCTCGATGACGAGGGGCGCGCGCTCTACCAGGCGCTTGTCAGCGATCCCCGGCATGTCGACGGGACCCTGCGCATGATGGCCGCGTGGAACCTGACACCGCTCATCGCCCGCTTCCCTCGAAACGCGGCGAAGGTGATCCTCCTCGTGGGGACCGGCGACACCACCGTGCCTCCAGGCGTCTCGCGAAAGGCGGCGGCCCGGCTACAGAATGCCCGCATCATAGAACTGGACGGCCTCGGGCACCTGGCCCATGAAGAAGATCCTGCCCTCGTCGCCCGTCATGTACGCGACAGCTTGAAGGCCGCGTAG
- a CDS encoding magnesium chelatase subunit D, translating into MSEASQRWQRALLALKLLALEPRLGGVCLRARTGPVRDRWMDGLARLSVPQRKVPINVTHEQLDGGLDLAATLSSGREVRSRGVLAEPCLLIVPMAERLEAGIAARLSQALDTGHRMVALDEGAAEDERVTRTVTDRLAFHLDLDGIACGDALVGFGTLPEAAEVSSTEADIVAITSLAESLGVASARAALFCLWAAQAHAALHRRREVTPEDIEMAAILTLAPRATRLPEPADNAPEPPAPDEEQEQERRDPEDQGDAIPQEILLEAVRAALPADILTQIAQRRARRGAAGAGKGAKRTGNRRGRPLAPKAAPYDGRTRLDIVATLRAAAPWQALRRQTGAEKAIEIRGSDFRMKRFEEKSDTLLVFVMDASGSAALARLAEAKGAIEILLSEAYARRDHVSLVSFRGTQAEVLLPPTRSLVQTKRRLGALPGGGGTPLAAGLHAATEIALQGRAKGMTPTLILLTDGRANVALDGEADRTRAGQDALRQARVILSHGLEALVIDTGKRPERSLRTLAETMDATYLPLPRANAERVSDAVSTLVA; encoded by the coding sequence GTGAGCGAGGCCTCGCAGCGCTGGCAGCGCGCGCTGCTCGCGCTGAAGCTTCTGGCGCTGGAGCCGCGCCTCGGCGGCGTTTGTCTCCGGGCCCGCACCGGACCGGTGCGAGACCGCTGGATGGACGGGCTCGCGCGTCTGTCCGTGCCGCAGCGCAAGGTGCCCATCAATGTCACCCATGAACAGCTCGACGGCGGGCTCGATCTGGCGGCCACCTTGAGCTCTGGCCGCGAGGTGCGCAGCCGGGGCGTTCTCGCCGAGCCCTGTCTCCTGATCGTACCCATGGCCGAGCGGCTCGAGGCAGGGATCGCCGCGCGCCTGTCGCAGGCCCTCGATACCGGGCACCGGATGGTGGCCCTCGATGAAGGCGCCGCAGAGGATGAACGCGTCACGCGGACGGTGACGGACCGGCTCGCCTTCCACCTCGATCTCGATGGCATCGCCTGCGGCGACGCGCTCGTGGGCTTCGGCACCCTGCCGGAGGCCGCTGAGGTCTCGTCCACGGAGGCGGACATCGTCGCCATCACGAGCCTCGCCGAAAGCCTCGGCGTTGCCTCCGCGCGCGCCGCGCTTTTTTGCCTGTGGGCTGCCCAGGCCCATGCCGCACTTCACCGTCGCCGTGAGGTGACGCCGGAAGATATCGAGATGGCGGCAATTCTCACCCTCGCGCCCCGCGCCACGCGCCTGCCCGAGCCTGCCGACAACGCACCCGAGCCTCCAGCGCCCGATGAAGAGCAGGAGCAGGAGCGCCGAGACCCCGAAGATCAGGGCGACGCCATCCCGCAGGAGATCCTGCTCGAGGCCGTGCGCGCCGCCCTTCCAGCCGACATCCTGACCCAGATCGCCCAACGCCGCGCGCGGCGGGGTGCTGCGGGCGCGGGCAAGGGTGCAAAGCGCACGGGCAACCGCCGGGGCCGCCCCCTCGCGCCGAAGGCAGCGCCCTACGATGGGCGTACCCGGCTCGATATCGTGGCCACCCTCCGCGCCGCTGCGCCCTGGCAGGCGCTCAGGCGACAGACCGGCGCGGAAAAGGCCATCGAGATCCGCGGCAGCGACTTCCGCATGAAGCGCTTCGAGGAGAAGTCCGACACGCTCCTCGTATTCGTCATGGACGCCTCGGGCTCCGCGGCCCTCGCGCGGCTGGCGGAGGCCAAGGGCGCCATCGAGATCCTCCTGAGCGAGGCCTATGCGCGACGCGATCACGTCTCGCTCGTGAGCTTTCGCGGCACGCAGGCCGAGGTCCTCCTGCCGCCCACGCGCTCCCTCGTCCAGACGAAGCGCCGCTTGGGCGCGCTGCCCGGCGGGGGCGGCACGCCGCTCGCCGCGGGGCTCCATGCGGCCACCGAGATCGCGCTGCAGGGCAGGGCCAAGGGCATGACGCCGACGCTCATCCTTCTGACCGATGGACGCGCCAACGTCGCGCTCGATGGCGAGGCTGACCGCACGCGCGCAGGGCAGGACGCGCTCCGCCAGGCCCGCGTGATCCTCTCACATGGCCTCGAGGCCCTCGTGATCGACACCGGCAAGCGGCCCGAGCGCAGCCTCCGCACCCTCGCGGAAACGATGGATGCCACGTATCTCCCGCTGCCCCGCGCCAACGCGGAGCGGGTGAGCGACGCGGTCTCCACGCTCGTCGCCTGA
- the bchI gene encoding magnesium chelatase ATPase subunit I — translation MTAFPFSAIVGQDEMKQAMVLTAIDPSIGGVLVFGDRGTGKSTAVRGLAALLPPITAVPGCPVNSATHADCPDWANVADAAPVEMPTPVIDLPLGATEDRVTGALDIEKALTQGTKAFQAGLLARANRGYLYIDEVNLLEDHIVDLLLDVAQSGENVVEREGLSIRHPARLVLVGSGNPEEGELRPQLLDRFGLSVDVKSPTDIETRIEVISRRDAFERDRVGFLRDWSGEDAKIRDQILAARKLLPKVVTPPRILERCAELCLALGSDGLRGELTLLKAGRALAAFRGKRTMTQGHIAAIAAPALRHRLRRDPLDEAGSGTRVTRVVEEVMGA, via the coding sequence ATGACCGCCTTCCCCTTTTCGGCCATCGTTGGCCAGGACGAGATGAAGCAAGCGATGGTCCTCACGGCCATCGACCCGTCCATCGGGGGCGTCCTCGTCTTCGGCGATCGCGGCACGGGCAAGTCCACGGCCGTGCGCGGGCTGGCCGCGCTCCTGCCGCCGATCACCGCCGTGCCGGGCTGCCCCGTGAATTCAGCGACCCATGCGGACTGCCCGGACTGGGCGAACGTGGCGGATGCCGCGCCCGTGGAGATGCCCACCCCCGTGATTGACCTGCCACTCGGTGCCACGGAGGACCGCGTCACCGGCGCGCTCGACATCGAAAAGGCGCTCACCCAGGGCACCAAGGCCTTCCAGGCCGGGCTCCTCGCACGCGCCAACCGCGGGTATCTCTACATCGACGAGGTCAATCTCCTAGAGGATCACATCGTTGACCTGCTGCTCGACGTGGCACAATCGGGCGAGAATGTCGTGGAGCGCGAGGGGCTTTCGATCCGGCACCCGGCACGCTTAGTGCTGGTGGGCTCCGGCAATCCGGAGGAAGGGGAGCTGAGACCGCAGCTGCTGGACCGCTTCGGGCTCAGCGTGGACGTGAAATCGCCCACGGATATCGAGACCCGCATCGAGGTCATATCGCGGCGTGACGCGTTCGAACGCGACAGGGTGGGCTTCCTGCGTGACTGGTCCGGCGAAGACGCCAAGATCCGCGATCAGATCCTCGCCGCCCGCAAGCTTCTGCCCAAGGTCGTCACCCCACCGCGCATCCTCGAGCGATGCGCCGAGCTCTGCCTCGCCCTCGGCTCCGACGGGCTCCGGGGGGAACTGACGCTGCTCAAGGCCGGCCGCGCGCTCGCGGCGTTCCGCGGCAAGCGCACCATGACCCAAGGCCACATCGCCGCCATCGCCGCCCCCGCCCTGCGTCACCGCCTGCGCCGTGACCCGCTGGACGAGGCCGGATCCGGCACGCGGGTGACCCGCGTGGTCGAAGAGGTGATGGGGGCGTGA
- a CDS encoding spheroidene monooxygenase — protein sequence MPQTVSLSFFRFAGVGPKAWAFAMMGVSRLLLPRVPDVGFWKLCGSGTGEGFTPVPNTAVYAILCTWPDADTAKERVEEETFFARYRRHALESWTVYLTPTQARGNWSGKQPFEPTNHPPLDDPPYDDPPRGSGGSDGEGGPEGPGPGGGRPLAALTRATLKPRNALKFWKQVPDISERIGLDQNVAFKIGIGEVPWMQQVTFSIWPSPEAMADFARKDGPHARAIRAVRDGGWFREELYARFAVTGEHGAWEGRSPLDKFKDRAP from the coding sequence ATGCCCCAAACCGTCTCACTCTCCTTCTTCCGCTTCGCGGGGGTAGGACCGAAAGCCTGGGCCTTCGCAATGATGGGGGTTTCACGGCTGCTTTTGCCCCGTGTTCCGGATGTGGGCTTCTGGAAGCTCTGCGGCTCGGGCACGGGCGAGGGATTCACCCCTGTTCCCAACACGGCCGTTTACGCGATCCTGTGCACCTGGCCCGACGCGGATACCGCGAAGGAGCGGGTGGAGGAGGAGACGTTCTTCGCCCGCTATCGCCGCCACGCGCTGGAAAGCTGGACGGTCTACCTCACGCCCACGCAGGCACGCGGGAACTGGTCGGGAAAGCAGCCTTTCGAGCCCACTAATCACCCGCCCCTCGATGACCCGCCATACGATGACCCGCCCCGGGGCTCCGGCGGTTCGGATGGCGAAGGCGGCCCAGAGGGTCCCGGCCCGGGCGGAGGCAGGCCCCTTGCCGCCCTGACCCGCGCGACGCTTAAGCCGCGAAACGCTCTCAAGTTTTGGAAGCAGGTGCCCGACATCTCCGAACGCATCGGGCTCGATCAGAATGTGGCCTTCAAGATCGGCATCGGCGAGGTGCCCTGGATGCAGCAAGTGACCTTCTCGATCTGGCCATCTCCCGAGGCCATGGCCGATTTCGCCCGGAAGGACGGGCCACATGCCCGCGCGATCCGAGCCGTGCGCGACGGGGGCTGGTTCCGCGAGGAGCTTTACGCCCGTTTCGCTGTGACTGGCGAACACGGCGCCTGGGAGGGCCGCAGCCCACTCGACAAGTTCAAGGACCGAGCGCCATGA
- the crtI gene encoding phytoene desaturase family protein, which yields MTDPTKAIVIGAGLGGLAAAMRLGAKGYAVTVIDRLDRVGGRGSSITKGGHRFDLGPTIVTVPQVYEKLWAACGRDFHADVKLIPLDPFYEIRWPDGANFYATGDTKIMETEIARLSPADVPGYRRFLEDARRRYVVGFEGMVAKPMHRLWDTLKVLPTFGLLRADQSILKLAQKRVSDERLRMALSFHPLFIGGDPMHVTSMYALVSHLEKEFGVHYAMGGVQAIADAMARVIEDQGGEIRLGTDVDEIVVEGGRATGVRVDGHVWRAPVVVSNADAGHTFHKLLRNHPRRGWSRAGKGRRWSMSLFVWYFGTEGTRDLWRDVGHHTILSGPRYEGLLRDIFIKGKLADDMSLYLHRPSVTDPTVAPAGGDTFYALSPVPHLGHGGVNWSEEGAAYKRKVARVLNDTIPGFRDHMTEEVVFTPETFRDRYRSPFGAGFSLEPRILQSAWFRPHNVTRIPGLYLTGAGTHPGAGVPGVVSSAEVLDRLIPDAERPVQEMKVAAE from the coding sequence ATGACAGACCCAACCAAGGCGATCGTGATCGGCGCCGGGCTCGGCGGGCTCGCCGCGGCCATGCGCCTCGGCGCGAAGGGCTATGCCGTCACCGTCATCGACCGGCTCGACCGGGTGGGCGGGCGCGGCTCGTCGATCACCAAGGGCGGGCACCGCTTCGATCTCGGCCCCACGATCGTCACCGTCCCGCAAGTCTATGAAAAGCTCTGGGCCGCCTGCGGGCGTGACTTCCACGCCGATGTGAAGCTCATCCCGCTCGATCCGTTCTACGAGATCCGGTGGCCTGACGGGGCGAATTTCTACGCCACGGGCGACACGAAGATCATGGAGACCGAGATCGCGCGGCTCAGTCCGGCGGATGTGCCGGGCTACAGGCGTTTCCTCGAGGATGCCCGCCGCCGGTATGTCGTTGGGTTCGAGGGCATGGTGGCCAAACCCATGCACCGGCTCTGGGATACGCTCAAGGTGCTGCCGACTTTCGGCCTGCTCCGGGCCGACCAATCCATCCTGAAACTCGCGCAAAAGCGCGTGTCGGACGAGCGGCTGCGCATGGCGCTCTCCTTTCATCCGCTTTTCATCGGGGGTGACCCGATGCACGTGACGTCGATGTACGCGCTCGTCAGTCATCTCGAGAAGGAATTCGGCGTGCACTACGCCATGGGCGGCGTGCAGGCGATCGCCGATGCCATGGCGCGGGTGATCGAGGATCAGGGCGGCGAGATCCGCCTCGGCACCGATGTCGATGAGATCGTGGTCGAGGGTGGACGGGCCACAGGCGTCCGCGTGGATGGCCATGTCTGGCGTGCCCCCGTCGTCGTCTCCAATGCCGATGCCGGGCACACCTTTCACAAGCTCCTGCGCAATCACCCGAGGCGCGGATGGAGCCGCGCCGGCAAGGGGCGGCGGTGGTCGATGTCGCTCTTTGTCTGGTATTTCGGAACCGAGGGAACGCGTGACCTGTGGCGGGATGTCGGACATCACACGATCCTCTCCGGGCCGCGCTACGAGGGCCTGCTCCGTGACATCTTCATCAAGGGCAAGCTCGCCGACGACATGAGCCTCTACCTCCACAGGCCCTCTGTGACGGATCCGACTGTCGCGCCCGCGGGCGGAGATACGTTCTACGCGCTCTCGCCGGTCCCGCATCTGGGGCATGGCGGTGTGAACTGGTCGGAGGAGGGCGCGGCCTACAAGCGCAAGGTAGCGCGCGTGCTCAACGACACGATCCCCGGCTTCCGCGACCACATGACCGAGGAAGTCGTCTTCACGCCCGAAACCTTCCGTGACCGTTACAGGTCACCGTTTGGTGCGGGTTTCAGCCTCGAGCCGCGCATCCTTCAATCCGCCTGGTTCCGGCCGCACAACGTCACCCGTATCCCGGGCCTCTACCTCACGGGCGCGGGCACGCATCCGGGCGCGGGCGTGCCTGGCGTGGTGTCGAGCGCCGAGGTCCTTGATCGGCTGATCCCCGACGCGGAGCGCCCGGTCCAGGAGATGAAGGTGGCCGCCGAATGA
- a CDS encoding phytoene/squalene synthase family protein, translating to MIAPDDLAHCKEAIRHGSLSFHTASLLLPARVRDPALALYAFCRLADDAVDLGDDERAAVLTLEERLDRAYAGRPRNTPTDRAFAAMIETHQMPRALPEALLEGLAWDALGREYQTLSGVISYSARVASAVGAMMAVLMGVRDPDALARACDLGVAMQLTNIARDVGEDARMGRIYLPRDWFVEAGLDAEAWLRDPLPTPEIRRMTRRLLHEADKLYRRSEAGMPRLPFAARPGISAARHVYAGIGGEVRRNGYDAVSRRAVTSRVQKLGWLGRALVQTAGTVLLPQPATLYARPLPEVAFLVEAAATRRPAPGRASAVLDVLAELRARDLRPLAPGE from the coding sequence ATGATCGCGCCGGACGACCTCGCCCACTGCAAGGAGGCCATCCGCCACGGATCGCTATCCTTCCACACCGCCTCGCTGCTTTTGCCTGCCCGCGTTCGGGACCCGGCTCTGGCGCTATATGCGTTTTGCCGCTTGGCCGATGACGCGGTGGATCTGGGCGATGACGAGCGGGCCGCTGTCCTGACGCTCGAAGAACGCCTCGACCGCGCCTATGCTGGGCGGCCGCGCAACACGCCGACCGATCGCGCCTTTGCCGCCATGATCGAGACCCACCAGATGCCGCGGGCGCTGCCCGAGGCGCTGCTGGAAGGCCTTGCATGGGACGCGTTGGGGCGCGAGTACCAGACCCTCAGCGGGGTCATCTCCTACTCGGCCCGCGTGGCCTCGGCCGTGGGTGCGATGATGGCCGTGCTCATGGGCGTGAGGGATCCCGACGCGCTCGCCCGCGCCTGCGATCTCGGCGTCGCCATGCAGCTCACCAACATTGCGCGTGACGTCGGGGAGGACGCCCGCATGGGGCGGATCTATCTGCCGCGAGACTGGTTCGTCGAGGCTGGCCTCGATGCCGAAGCCTGGCTCCGGGATCCGCTGCCCACGCCCGAAATACGCCGCATGACGCGGCGCCTGCTCCACGAGGCCGACAAGCTCTATCGCCGCTCCGAGGCGGGCATGCCGCGGCTGCCCTTCGCAGCCCGCCCCGGGATCAGCGCGGCGCGGCATGTCTATGCCGGGATCGGTGGCGAGGTCCGGCGAAACGGCTACGACGCCGTGTCCCGCCGCGCGGTGACCTCGCGGGTGCAAAAGCTCGGCTGGCTCGGGCGGGCCCTCGTGCAGACGGCGGGCACGGTTCTGCTGCCGCAGCCGGCCACGCTCTATGCCCGACCCTTGCCGGAGGTGGCCTTTCTCGTGGAGGCCGCAGCCACCCGGCGCCCTGCGCCGGGGCGGGCTTCGGCTGTGCTCGATGTCCTTGCCGAGCTCCGCGCGCGCGACCTGCGTCCGCTGGCGCCCGGAGAATAG
- a CDS encoding TspO/MBR family protein, whose protein sequence is MELTVFLVYLAACCAAAATGSLFPPDKWYFEELKKPGWTPPPWLFPLAWSALYIASAVAAARVAGLEGAALATAFWALQIALNTLWSPIFFGLKKLGPAMVALVFLWLAVVATCISFARLDWIAGLLMAPYIVWVSYAGALNWWIWRNNEATPAPQS, encoded by the coding sequence ATGGAGCTGACAGTCTTTCTCGTCTACCTCGCCGCCTGTTGCGCAGCCGCGGCCACGGGGAGCCTGTTTCCGCCGGACAAGTGGTATTTCGAAGAGCTCAAGAAGCCCGGTTGGACCCCGCCGCCTTGGCTCTTTCCCCTGGCGTGGAGCGCGCTCTACATCGCCTCGGCCGTGGCCGCCGCGCGCGTGGCCGGCCTTGAAGGCGCAGCGCTGGCCACAGCCTTCTGGGCGCTTCAGATCGCCCTCAACACGCTATGGTCGCCCATCTTCTTTGGCCTGAAGAAGCTGGGCCCCGCCATGGTTGCGCTGGTCTTCCTCTGGCTCGCGGTGGTGGCGACATGCATCTCCTTCGCGCGGCTCGACTGGATCGCGGGCCTCCTCATGGCCCCCTACATCGTTTGGGTGAGCTATGCCGGTGCCCTCAATTGGTGGATCTGGAGGAACAACGAGGCGACGCCCGCCCCGCAGAGCTGA
- a CDS encoding carotenoid 1,2-hydratase: MSDCGTRAISIIGFIGSVFSPWYAWSGRRHPQNHCCINVATYGAGGRFTMTDRGASALHLSADRLEVGPSSMSWTGDELVIDINEVSSPPLISRVQGQVRVKPAAMTEVEMPLTPDGAHVWRPFAPTSSISVELDAPGWQWQGHGYFDANFGTRALEQDFSFWSWGRYPLGDGSACFYDVDRLDGSQLATAIRFDADGGAEVMSRTPPLTRFRRSLWAVKRETRTDEGYLPHQVQNMLDAPFYSRSAVRTRIEGEETVGVHEALDLRRFRSPLLKPMLAVRVPRRARWR; encoded by the coding sequence CTGAGCGATTGCGGCACGCGGGCCATTTCCATCATCGGCTTCATCGGCTCGGTTTTCTCGCCATGGTACGCGTGGTCCGGGCGGCGCCACCCGCAAAATCACTGCTGCATCAACGTCGCGACCTACGGCGCAGGCGGGCGCTTCACGATGACCGACAGAGGCGCAAGCGCCCTGCATCTGTCCGCCGATCGCCTCGAGGTGGGACCGAGCTCCATGAGCTGGACGGGTGACGAACTCGTCATCGACATCAACGAGGTGTCGAGCCCGCCCCTGATCTCCCGCGTGCAGGGCCAGGTGCGGGTCAAGCCCGCCGCCATGACCGAGGTGGAGATGCCGCTGACGCCAGACGGCGCCCATGTCTGGCGCCCGTTCGCGCCCACCTCCTCGATCAGCGTGGAGCTCGACGCGCCGGGCTGGCAGTGGCAGGGCCATGGCTACTTCGACGCCAATTTCGGCACACGCGCGCTCGAGCAGGATTTTAGCTTCTGGAGCTGGGGCCGATACCCGCTCGGGGACGGGTCCGCGTGTTTCTACGACGTCGACAGGCTCGACGGCTCGCAACTTGCGACTGCCATCCGCTTTGACGCGGATGGGGGCGCGGAGGTGATGTCGCGCACGCCGCCGCTGACCCGGTTCCGGAGGTCGCTCTGGGCGGTGAAACGCGAGACCCGCACCGATGAAGGCTATCTCCCGCACCAGGTCCAGAACATGCTCGACGCGCCATTCTATTCCCGGAGCGCGGTGCGCACGCGGATCGAGGGCGAGGAGACGGTGGGCGTCCATGAAGCGCTCGATCTGAGGCGCTTTCGATCTCCGCTCCTCAAACCGATGCTCGCAGTGCGTGTCCCGAGGCGGGCCAGGTGGCGCTGA